In Hyphomicrobiales bacterium, a single window of DNA contains:
- a CDS encoding RNA methyltransferase codes for MAGTDSTRKIDFGPAPSVVLVNPQLGENIGMAARAMANFGLFDLKLVDPREGWDRERAVAAASGAHETVEKSSIFNTLEEALHETHYVYATTARPRGMTKEVMTPEQAGLDMRARVARGEKIALMFGRERYGLNNEEVSLADVIVTAPVNPAYASLNIAQAVLLMGYEWFKHEATSLGQATPELPALEGPGLQMPDTRPATKEELYGFYDHLERELWTAGFFKTDEKRPGMMRNIRNIFARTAVSAQEVSTLRGIISSLTRVHELRKMKKNE; via the coding sequence ATGGCAGGCACAGACTCGACGCGCAAGATCGACTTCGGCCCGGCGCCTTCGGTGGTGCTGGTCAATCCGCAGTTGGGCGAGAACATCGGCATGGCAGCGAGGGCCATGGCGAATTTCGGGTTGTTCGACCTGAAGCTTGTGGACCCACGCGAGGGCTGGGACCGGGAGAGGGCCGTCGCCGCCGCCTCCGGTGCTCATGAAACTGTGGAAAAATCGTCCATTTTCAATACCCTGGAAGAAGCGCTTCACGAAACACATTATGTTTATGCAACCACGGCCCGGCCGCGCGGCATGACCAAGGAGGTCATGACGCCGGAGCAGGCGGGGCTGGACATGCGCGCCCGCGTTGCCCGTGGCGAGAAGATTGCGCTGATGTTCGGGCGGGAACGCTACGGCCTCAACAACGAAGAAGTTTCGCTGGCGGATGTGATTGTGACGGCACCGGTGAACCCCGCTTACGCCTCCCTCAACATTGCGCAGGCCGTGCTGCTGATGGGCTACGAGTGGTTCAAGCACGAAGCCACTTCGCTGGGCCAGGCGACGCCGGAGCTTCCGGCGCTGGAAGGCCCCGGCCTGCAGATGCCGGACACGCGGCCCGCCACCAAGGAGGAACTCTACGGCTTCTACGATCACCTCGAGCGCGAACTGTGGACGGCGGGATTCTTCAAGACGGATGAGAAGCGCCCCGGCATGATGCGCAACATCCGGAATATCTTCGCGCGCACCGCAGTTTCGGCACAAGAGGTGAGCACATTGCGCGGCATCATCTCGTCGCTCACACGCGTGCACGAGCTGCGGAAGATGAAGAAGAACGAATAG
- a CDS encoding carbohydrate ABC transporter permease yields MGLSAFTPADALLDIARMLRLDFTPTLSNFALVILGVEGTIFDSRQSLVDSTSVALLSSAIVLLAATPMAYALSQMTFRGSTTLRRTVILQRFLPPIAIVFPLVGLYHGWGLLDTRLGVALAHAALNLPFAVLLLKSFFDDVPHEVSEAARLDGASRGETFLHVVLPLMKGGLATTAILCFIFSWTEFLLSLFLTQNMRLMPVQAGVLIMNMWGLISALTTTALVPAFIFVLIVQKHLVRGLTLGIYR; encoded by the coding sequence GTGGGGCTTTCTGCTTTCACACCTGCCGATGCACTGCTGGATATCGCCCGCATGCTGCGGCTGGACTTCACACCAACGCTCTCCAATTTCGCCCTTGTCATACTGGGCGTGGAAGGCACCATTTTCGACTCCCGGCAGAGCCTGGTCGACTCCACATCTGTCGCCCTGCTCTCCAGCGCCATCGTGCTGCTGGCGGCTACGCCCATGGCCTACGCGCTCTCGCAGATGACCTTCCGCGGCAGCACCACGCTCCGCCGCACGGTGATCCTGCAACGCTTCCTGCCACCCATCGCCATCGTGTTCCCGCTCGTCGGGCTCTATCACGGCTGGGGCCTGCTCGATACGCGCCTGGGCGTGGCACTGGCCCATGCCGCACTCAACTTGCCCTTTGCCGTGCTGTTGCTGAAATCCTTCTTCGATGACGTGCCGCATGAAGTGTCGGAAGCCGCGCGGCTGGATGGGGCCTCGCGTGGCGAAACATTTCTCCATGTCGTGCTGCCGCTGATGAAGGGCGGACTCGCCACGACGGCGATCCTCTGCTTCATCTTCTCCTGGACGGAGTTCCTTTTGTCGCTGTTCCTCACCCAGAACATGCGGTTGATGCCGGTGCAGGCCGGCGTCCTCATCATGAACATGTGGGGCCTCATCTCCGCCCTCACCACCACGGCCCTCGTCCCCGCCTTCATCTTCGTGCTGATCGTTCAGAAGCATCTGGTGCGAGGGCTGACGCTGGGGATCTACCGGTAG
- a CDS encoding aspartate/glutamate racemase family protein, with translation MPTAKPRILLFDSGMGGLTVARAVARQMPDAHLVYAADNAAFPYGAWKEKELARRIVMVIGKLIDEVHPDVVVIACNTASTIALADLRAAYKGAFRRHGARHHSKPAAQTKSGVIGVLATPGTVSREYTHSLIHTFAFHCKVILHGAPRLAEIAERKLKGTVILTSARQCLGNSHRLRLDGFSEAHGD, from the coding sequence ATGCCGACCGCGAAGCCCCGCATCCTCCTCTTCGACTCCGGCATGGGCGGCTTGACCGTGGCGCGGGCCGTGGCGCGGCAGATGCCCGATGCCCATCTCGTCTATGCCGCCGACAACGCCGCCTTTCCCTATGGTGCATGGAAGGAGAAGGAGCTTGCCCGCCGCATCGTGATGGTGATCGGCAAGCTCATCGACGAGGTTCATCCGGATGTGGTGGTGATTGCCTGCAACACGGCCTCCACCATCGCGCTCGCGGATTTGCGGGCGGCCTACAAAGGTGCCTTTCGTCGGCACGGTGCCCGCCATCATTCCAAGCCCGCTGCGCAGACGAAATCGGGTGTGATCGGCGTCCTCGCCACGCCGGGCACGGTGAGCCGCGAATACACCCATTCTCTGATCCACACCTTCGCCTTTCACTGCAAGGTGATCCTCCATGGCGCGCCGCGCCTTGCTGAAATCGCCGAGCGCAAGCTCAAGGGCACCGTCATCCTCACCTCCGCGCGGCAGTGCCTCGGAAACTCTCACCGCCTACGCCTCGATGGGTTTTCCGAAGCACATGGTGATTGA
- a CDS encoding class I SAM-dependent methyltransferase gives MDRRAARPVVARCWLWQRRFTEEIVARAVPSAVTGVDPSPGQIAHAKTRACAALAQFDIGDAQQLPSGTPCLMRA, from the coding sequence ATGGATCGCCGTGCCGCCCGGCCAGTCGTGGCTCGATGTTGGCTGTGGCAACGGCGCTTTACGGAGGAGATCGTGGCGCGCGCGGTGCCGTCCGCGGTGACGGGCGTTGATCCGTCGCCGGGGCAGATCGCCCATGCCAAGACCCGGGCCTGCGCCGCGCTGGCGCAATTCGACATCGGTGATGCCCAACAGCTTCCGTCTGGGACGCCCTGTTTGATGCGGGCGTGA
- a CDS encoding OmpA family protein yields MTLSADEIGADLANAGRVVLYGIFFDFDKAVIKPESQEQIDQMVAYLDGNPDVKVYVTGHTDNQGGLDYNLKLSGARAIAVTKALAKSGVDAKRMTPKAVGPLAPLASNDEEEGSAKNRRVELVKQ; encoded by the coding sequence GTGACACTGTCGGCCGATGAAATCGGTGCGGACCTCGCCAACGCCGGCCGCGTGGTGCTCTATGGCATCTTCTTCGATTTCGACAAGGCGGTGATCAAGCCCGAGAGTCAGGAGCAGATCGACCAGATGGTCGCCTATCTCGACGGCAATCCGGATGTAAAGGTCTACGTCACGGGCCATACGGACAACCAGGGTGGTCTCGACTACAATCTCAAGCTCTCCGGGGCGCGCGCCATTGCGGTCACCAAGGCGCTGGCGAAGTCGGGGGTGGATGCCAAGCGCATGACGCCCAAGGCCGTGGGGCCGTTGGCGCCGCTCGCCTCCAATGACGAGGAAGAGGGAAGCGCCAAGAACCGCCGCGTGGAACTCGTGAAGCAGTAG
- a CDS encoding cytochrome-c peroxidase: MPNCQSDSPDPAAERGKLRNAAPLSEWYNHETQDIRNRPHRGVAISSAALAADDLRAKATEAFKPLPLHHPQREGQPDHAGKIALGKALFFDTRMSKSGVFSCNSCHNLATGGDDNLETSIGHGWQKGPRNAPTALNAVLNEAQFWDGRAEDLKAQAKGPVQAGVEMANTADQVVATLKSMPAYGEGFKAAFPGEADPVSFDNFAKAIEAFEATLITPAPFDAYLNGDDAALSDEQKAGMALFIDKGCSSCHNGVNVGGHGYYPFGVVEKPGGDVLPAKDKGRFQVTKTADDSYVFRAAPLRNIALTAPYFHSGKVWDLKQAVGIMGSSQLGAELSDDEETKIVAFLGALTGKLPDVTLPVLPAETADTPRPTGEVK; encoded by the coding sequence ATGCCGAATTGCCAGTCCGACTCACCTGATCCTGCTGCGGAGCGGGGCAAGCTCAGGAACGCCGCTCCACTTTCGGAATGGTACAACCATGAAACTCAAGACATTCGCAATCGCCCTCATCGCGGGGTGGCCATCTCTTCGGCTGCGCTGGCGGCCGACGATCTCCGGGCCAAGGCCACGGAAGCCTTCAAGCCGCTTCCCCTCCACCATCCCCAGCGTGAAGGACAACCCGATCACGCCGGAAAGATCGCGCTCGGCAAGGCTCTGTTCTTTGATACCCGCATGTCGAAATCGGGCGTGTTCTCGTGCAACTCCTGTCACAACCTCGCAACGGGTGGCGACGACAACCTCGAAACGTCCATCGGCCACGGCTGGCAGAAGGGCCCGCGCAACGCGCCGACCGCGCTCAACGCCGTGCTCAATGAAGCACAGTTCTGGGATGGCCGCGCCGAAGACCTGAAGGCCCAGGCCAAGGGTCCGGTGCAGGCTGGTGTTGAAATGGCCAACACCGCCGACCAGGTGGTCGCGACACTCAAGTCCATGCCCGCCTATGGCGAAGGCTTCAAGGCCGCTTTCCCCGGCGAAGCGGACCCTGTGAGCTTCGACAATTTCGCCAAGGCAATCGAGGCGTTCGAAGCGACGCTGATCACACCCGCGCCGTTCGACGCCTATCTGAACGGCGACGACGCCGCACTCTCGGACGAGCAGAAGGCCGGCATGGCCTTGTTCATCGACAAGGGGTGCTCGTCTTGCCACAACGGCGTGAACGTGGGTGGCCACGGCTACTATCCGTTCGGTGTCGTCGAGAAGCCCGGTGGTGATGTGCTGCCGGCCAAGGACAAGGGCCGTTTCCAGGTGACCAAGACGGCGGACGACTCCTACGTCTTCCGCGCCGCACCGCTGCGCAACATTGCGCTCACCGCGCCTTACTTCCACTCCGGCAAGGTGTGGGATCTGAAGCAGGCCGTGGGCATCATGGGTTCCTCGCAGCTTGGTGCTGAACTGAGCGACGACGAAGAAACCAAGATCGTGGCCTTCCTCGGCGCGCTCACCGGCAAGCTGCCGGACGTCACGCTGCCAGTGCTGCCGGCAGAAACGGCCGACACGCCGCGGCCCACCGGTGAAGTGAAGTAG